From Glycine soja cultivar W05 chromosome 4, ASM419377v2, whole genome shotgun sequence, the proteins below share one genomic window:
- the LOC114409639 gene encoding uncharacterized protein LOC114409639, which translates to MGFLEAAYVDNGAVDVQESAKKERERIEELLRSRGIRYGSYPRFTVYVKGQKVSIKFQIPPNCEVSQLIANLTAHLGTKAEGHGGGSDMLLRAWDRLHEEFFLRGEVIMEQGNVVDQLYFVCHGVMVVWNYYLRRPFA; encoded by the exons ATGGGATTCTTGGAAGCTGCATATGTGGATAACGGTGCTGTGGATGTCCAAGAAAGTGCTAAGAAGGAACGTGAGCGAATTGAGGAGTTGCTTAGAAGTAGAGGAATTAGATATGGCTCTTACCCTCGTTTCACTGTTTACGTTAAAGGCCAAAAG GTCAGTATTAAGTTTCAAATTCCTCCTAATTGTGAAGTTTCACAACTTATCGCAAATCTTACTGCACATCTTGGAACAAAAGCTGAAGGCCATGGTGGTGGTTCAGACATGTTATTACGAGCTTGGGACAG GCTCCATGAGGAGTTCTTTCTTCGAGGGGAAGTTATAATGGAACAAGGAAATGTTGTGGATCAACTATATTTTGTCTGCCATGGAGTAATG gtTGTTTGGAATTATTATCTTCGAAGGCCGTTCGCATGA